The Gordonia sp. KTR9 genome contains a region encoding:
- a CDS encoding glycosyltransferase family 4 protein: MIRVLAVSPSPDVTGAEQSLLNIAAHFEQSAIHMTLAAPAGGTFEKRWRETGLGFHALDVPARQGLRSGDGRRWHGLRALSTSVWRTVRATGRLVRSVRETEADVIHSNLLMTHVDCVIAGLLTGARPVLELHEIVAPGLPRWILGALIRMSGATIAISAASRDQVPTWARAGVVVIPQCVDPRRFDTRREGNGAADTPWRARLAARPDELIVAAVGRVDPEKGLHILVRAVARSREKGHPLQLALVGSPGTDDGRYLSELTALGAELLGEAVRVVPHTDDIAGVLGAIDVLACPSYAEPFGMILLEAQLCELPVIACRSGGPAEFIEDGETGLLVEPGDVDDLAAALVRLAEDDLLRKQLARSGSERVRDEYTAPVRASRIGSLYESVAGVQ; the protein is encoded by the coding sequence GTGATCAGGGTCCTGGCGGTCTCTCCGTCGCCCGACGTGACCGGCGCCGAGCAGAGCCTCCTCAACATCGCGGCGCACTTCGAGCAGTCCGCGATCCACATGACCCTCGCCGCTCCCGCAGGCGGGACTTTCGAGAAGCGCTGGCGCGAGACGGGTCTCGGGTTCCACGCGCTGGATGTTCCCGCCCGGCAGGGATTGCGGTCCGGTGACGGCCGCCGGTGGCATGGTCTGCGTGCGCTGTCGACCAGCGTGTGGCGAACGGTCCGGGCGACCGGCCGGCTGGTTCGCTCGGTCCGGGAGACCGAGGCCGACGTGATCCACTCGAATCTGCTGATGACGCACGTGGATTGCGTGATCGCGGGTTTGCTCACCGGGGCGAGGCCGGTGCTCGAACTCCACGAGATCGTCGCGCCGGGTCTCCCGCGCTGGATTCTGGGCGCGCTGATCCGCATGTCCGGTGCGACCATCGCCATCAGCGCCGCATCACGGGACCAGGTGCCGACGTGGGCCCGAGCCGGAGTGGTCGTGATCCCGCAGTGCGTCGACCCCCGCCGGTTCGACACCCGCCGAGAAGGGAACGGCGCGGCCGACACCCCGTGGCGGGCACGGCTCGCGGCACGCCCGGACGAACTGATCGTGGCCGCCGTCGGCCGCGTCGACCCCGAGAAGGGTCTGCACATCCTGGTCAGAGCGGTTGCGCGGTCCCGGGAGAAGGGACACCCGTTGCAGTTGGCCCTGGTGGGTTCGCCGGGGACCGACGATGGACGGTACCTGTCGGAGCTGACCGCACTGGGTGCGGAACTGCTCGGTGAGGCGGTGCGGGTCGTCCCGCACACCGACGACATCGCCGGCGTGCTGGGCGCGATCGACGTGCTCGCCTGTCCGTCCTACGCAGAACCGTTCGGCATGATCTTGCTGGAGGCCCAGTTGTGCGAGCTACCGGTGATCGCCTGCCGGTCGGGCGGGCCGGCGGAGTTCATCGAGGACGGGGAGACCGGGTTGCTGGTCGAACCGGGGGACGTCGACGATCTCGCCGCGGCACTCGTCCGGCTCGCCGAGGACGACCTCCTGCGGAAACAGCTGGCGCGTTCCGGTTCCGAGCGTGTGCGCGACGAGTACACCGCTCCGGTGCGTGCGAGTCGGATCGGATCGCTGTACGAGTCAGTGGCGGGTGTGCAGTGA